One genomic segment of Gimesia chilikensis includes these proteins:
- a CDS encoding class I SAM-dependent methyltransferase family protein, whose amino-acid sequence MEILYRKDAPVDLLDRQAILDNPISRASRNRLQTVTQILIDLIQTRQSDGPVVLMGVGAGPGRHVQTAISRLQLSADEVHAHLIDLDDDAFEYGQQLAEQLGISDCISFLQGDAREIQTVLPDVKPNIVKLIGLIEYLNDQQLHELLSALHTIMVPGGNLVTHGILDPWHGAPSLKRIFKLQHIRRSADDVRQMLETVGFRVIDQVTEPMGIYPIVTAVKPMIE is encoded by the coding sequence ATGGAAATCCTGTACCGGAAAGATGCACCAGTCGACCTGCTGGATCGACAGGCGATCCTGGATAATCCCATTTCCAGAGCTTCGCGGAATCGATTGCAGACGGTAACCCAAATCCTGATCGATCTGATTCAGACTCGTCAGTCGGACGGGCCCGTCGTTCTGATGGGCGTCGGTGCTGGCCCGGGTCGTCATGTGCAGACCGCGATTTCCCGATTGCAGTTAAGCGCAGATGAAGTCCACGCCCACCTAATCGACCTGGACGACGATGCCTTCGAATACGGACAACAACTGGCAGAACAACTCGGAATTTCAGACTGTATCAGCTTCCTGCAGGGGGACGCACGCGAGATTCAGACGGTATTACCCGATGTCAAACCGAATATCGTCAAACTGATCGGTCTCATCGAATACTTGAATGACCAGCAGTTACACGAATTGTTGTCCGCCCTGCATACAATCATGGTCCCGGGAGGAAACCTGGTCACGCATGGGATTCTCGATCCCTGGCATGGTGCTCCCTCTCTCAAACGAATCTTCAAACTACAGCACATCAGACGCTCCGCCGATGATGTAAGACAGATGCTGGAAACCGTCGGATTTCGCGTCATCGACCAGGTAACCGAACCGATGGGAATCTATCCGATTGTGACCGCAGTGAAACCGATGATAGAGTAA
- a CDS encoding FAD/NAD(P)-binding protein, translating to MKTVAIIGGGFSGTMAAVNLARLSDGPLCIQLINDRYPLGRGVAYGTKREEHLLNVAARNMSAVPDHANHFLDWLRTRVDYSDLPDPQLRETYVPRRIYGDYLRSILANYMQPIDSHHPAEIRVIENEAVDIDYSFDGSAEITLRDGSTLEADRVLLATGNQPPSSLAGEDFAHPAYCADPWGNWMEKIPDSEQDIIVLGTGLSMIDVFLTLSELGWEGNMIAVSHNGMIPQAHFRGIEYPDFLPEEPESLGLENLVQLLEKHCRQLQRIGENPGIVVDRLRPHTQRIWQQFDLKEKQEFLKRYAARWNVIRHRIAQPIHQRVTEAITEGRLKVVRGRITGVTSQNDQVVVDVQNKAGLTQSLEGGLVINCTGPNCGFSGTSVPLFQNLLKRGLIRPDELDMGIDVGADFAVIDAEGNPSEFLFAVGPLMKGTLWETTAVPELRGQAMRVAQLLLDDVALVTPGHDYRMSVEEEHVIEYYI from the coding sequence ATGAAGACAGTGGCGATTATTGGAGGCGGATTCAGCGGAACCATGGCAGCGGTGAATCTGGCACGATTGAGTGACGGCCCGCTCTGCATTCAACTGATCAACGACCGCTATCCATTGGGACGTGGCGTCGCTTATGGCACGAAACGGGAAGAACATCTGTTGAATGTCGCCGCTCGCAACATGTCTGCGGTTCCCGACCATGCCAATCACTTTCTGGACTGGTTACGCACTCGCGTCGATTACAGTGACCTGCCCGATCCGCAACTGCGTGAGACTTATGTCCCCCGACGGATCTATGGCGATTATCTGCGAAGTATCCTCGCGAATTACATGCAGCCGATCGACTCACATCACCCGGCGGAAATCCGCGTCATCGAAAATGAAGCCGTCGACATAGATTACAGTTTTGACGGGAGTGCAGAGATCACACTCCGTGATGGTTCTACACTGGAAGCAGATCGCGTGCTGCTGGCGACAGGGAATCAGCCCCCCTCTTCACTGGCTGGTGAAGATTTTGCGCATCCCGCCTATTGCGCAGACCCATGGGGAAACTGGATGGAAAAGATTCCGGATTCCGAACAGGACATCATTGTGCTCGGCACCGGATTGTCGATGATCGACGTCTTTCTCACGCTCAGTGAACTGGGCTGGGAAGGTAATATGATCGCAGTGTCGCATAACGGCATGATTCCACAAGCTCATTTCCGGGGCATTGAATATCCTGACTTCCTGCCGGAGGAACCGGAGAGCCTGGGCCTCGAAAACCTGGTGCAGTTACTGGAAAAACATTGTCGACAGCTGCAGCGGATTGGTGAGAACCCTGGCATCGTCGTCGATCGACTGCGGCCCCACACGCAGCGGATCTGGCAGCAGTTTGACCTCAAAGAAAAACAGGAATTTCTCAAACGCTATGCCGCCCGCTGGAATGTGATCAGACATCGGATTGCCCAGCCCATCCATCAGCGAGTAACGGAAGCGATTACCGAAGGACGCCTCAAAGTGGTACGGGGCAGAATCACGGGAGTCACGTCTCAGAATGATCAGGTCGTGGTGGATGTGCAGAACAAAGCCGGTTTAACACAGTCACTTGAGGGGGGACTGGTCATTAATTGCACCGGACCCAATTGTGGTTTTTCCGGCACCAGTGTGCCGCTGTTCCAGAATCTGCTCAAGCGGGGACTCATCCGACCAGACGAACTGGATATGGGAATCGATGTCGGTGCCGATTTCGCGGTGATTGATGCAGAAGGAAATCCTTCTGAGTTCCTGTTCGCTGTGGGACCGTTGATGAAGGGGACTCTCTGGGAGACCACCGCCGTTCCGGAACTGCGCGGTCAGGCGATGCGTGTCGCGCAGTTGCTGCTGGATGATGTTGCTCTGGTCACGCCGGGACATGATTACCGGATGTCTGTCGAAGAGGAACACGTCATCGAATATTACATTTGA
- the yciA gene encoding acyl-CoA thioester hydrolase YciA gives MEEFCDLPEGKLILRTLAMPADTNANGDIFGGWIMSQMDIAGGILSKEIAGTRTVTIAVESMKFIRPVKVGDVVCCFGQVDRIGTTSITLSLEVWVQPVLRHEASDCPRFKVTEAAFTYVAIDDQGHKTPIVRQDC, from the coding sequence ATGGAAGAGTTCTGTGACCTGCCGGAAGGAAAACTGATACTACGTACGCTTGCCATGCCGGCGGATACGAATGCCAACGGAGACATCTTCGGAGGCTGGATCATGTCGCAGATGGATATTGCCGGAGGGATTCTCTCGAAAGAGATTGCCGGCACACGCACCGTCACGATTGCCGTGGAGTCGATGAAGTTCATTCGCCCGGTCAAGGTGGGAGATGTTGTCTGCTGTTTTGGCCAGGTTGATCGGATTGGGACAACATCGATTACCCTCTCACTGGAGGTCTGGGTCCAGCCAGTGCTGCGGCACGAAGCGTCCGACTGCCCCCGTTTCAAAGTGACCGAAGCCGCCTTTACCTACGTGGCCATTGATGATCAGGGGCATAAAACGCCCATCGTTCGGCAAGACTGCTGA
- a CDS encoding alpha-keto acid decarboxylase family protein produces the protein MTDHCTTTVGSYLADRLEEIGLKHYFAVPGDYNLVLLDRILENRNLQMISCCNELNAGYAADGYARATGGASAVFVTYSVGGLSLLNAVAGAYAEDLPVIAVSGGPNTNSEAEFEMLHHTLGKLDYDYQRDIFSKVTAEAVTIRDPHEAPVKIDHAIQTALRFRKPVYIEIACNIADAVTSKPNVRSFGGPTASDPVSLQAAVDHVANLLNNAAKPVLVSGVKLRSFGAEENFHKLADASGYAIASMPNAKGFFDEQHPNYMGIYWGPVGSPGCGEIVDSSDLCLFAGPTFTDYTTTGHAALVDPGKVIQARPNSVVCPNQTFSNVKLSEFLEQLAPRIKANDASMVAYKRIQEDPPALSAGAPETPLSTRQLVSRVQQMLTADSAVIAETGDSWFNGMQLNLPTGSRFEIQMQYGSIGWSVGALLGYCIGAPERRPIALIGDGSFQLTAQEISTIIRYNLNPIIFLINNGGYTIEVEIHDGPYNNIKNWNYADLVHVFNAADGNGWSGKAATEGELDEAIKTAKSHNGPAFIEVLIDRDDCSKNLLVWGSHVAKNNGRPPRVN, from the coding sequence ATGACTGACCATTGTACCACCACCGTCGGTTCTTATCTGGCTGACCGTCTCGAAGAAATCGGCTTGAAGCATTACTTCGCCGTCCCGGGAGACTATAACCTGGTTCTGCTGGACCGGATTCTGGAGAATAGGAATCTGCAGATGATCTCCTGCTGTAATGAATTGAACGCAGGCTATGCAGCAGATGGATATGCCCGGGCCACCGGTGGTGCCAGTGCCGTCTTCGTGACCTATAGTGTCGGTGGTCTGAGCCTGCTCAATGCTGTTGCCGGAGCCTATGCGGAAGACCTGCCCGTCATCGCTGTTTCCGGCGGCCCTAATACGAATTCCGAAGCCGAATTCGAAATGCTGCATCACACCCTGGGGAAACTGGATTACGATTACCAGCGTGATATTTTTTCCAAAGTAACCGCGGAAGCGGTCACGATCCGCGATCCTCATGAAGCTCCTGTAAAAATCGACCACGCGATTCAGACCGCCCTGCGGTTTCGTAAGCCGGTTTACATTGAAATCGCCTGCAATATTGCGGATGCAGTCACATCCAAACCAAATGTTCGTTCCTTTGGAGGTCCAACCGCCAGCGACCCTGTCTCGCTCCAGGCGGCCGTCGATCATGTAGCGAATCTGCTCAACAACGCAGCCAAGCCCGTTCTGGTCTCAGGTGTCAAGCTCCGCTCCTTTGGAGCCGAGGAAAATTTTCACAAGCTGGCTGATGCCTCGGGTTACGCGATTGCCAGTATGCCCAATGCCAAGGGCTTTTTTGACGAACAACATCCGAATTACATGGGCATTTACTGGGGCCCCGTCGGTTCACCCGGTTGTGGAGAAATCGTCGATTCTTCAGATCTCTGCCTGTTCGCCGGTCCGACCTTCACCGATTACACGACAACGGGGCACGCCGCACTGGTAGATCCGGGTAAAGTCATTCAGGCACGTCCCAACAGCGTGGTCTGCCCGAATCAGACTTTCAGCAATGTGAAACTGTCCGAGTTCCTCGAGCAACTGGCTCCCCGCATCAAAGCCAACGATGCTTCCATGGTCGCTTATAAACGCATTCAGGAAGATCCGCCTGCACTATCTGCTGGTGCCCCCGAGACGCCTCTCTCGACTCGACAGCTGGTTTCGCGTGTCCAACAGATGCTGACGGCAGATTCAGCCGTCATTGCAGAAACGGGAGATTCCTGGTTCAACGGTATGCAGCTCAATCTGCCGACCGGATCCCGATTTGAAATCCAGATGCAATACGGTTCCATCGGCTGGTCTGTGGGAGCGCTGCTGGGATACTGTATCGGGGCGCCGGAACGACGGCCCATTGCATTGATCGGCGATGGCTCGTTTCAGCTGACTGCGCAGGAAATTTCAACCATCATCCGGTACAACCTGAATCCGATCATCTTCCTGATCAACAATGGCGGCTACACCATCGAAGTCGAAATTCACGACGGACCGTATAACAATATCAAAAACTGGAACTACGCCGATCTGGTTCATGTTTTCAATGCTGCGGACGGAAATGGTTGGAGTGGCAAGGCCGCGACCGAAGGCGAACTGGATGAGGCGATCAAAACGGCCAAGTCGCATAATGGTCCTGCTTTTATTGAAGTTCTGATCGACCGCGATGACTGCAGTAAAAATCTGCTGGTCTGGGGCAGTCATGTAGCCAAGAACAATGGTCGACCTCCACGTGTGAACTGA
- a CDS encoding NAD-dependent malic enzyme has translation MNSGRSTEEFSIQKRGHLLIEDPLLNKGTAFSEKERSQFGLVGLLPPHIDTLEEQVERSYEAFCDFQNDIDKHIFLRQLQDENETLYYRLLLEHITEMMPIVYTPVVGLACERFSHIYRRPRGIFISYPERDQMDEILENIERDIEVIVVTDGERILGLGDQGAGGMGIPIGKLSLYTLCGGIDPSKTLPILLDLGTNNEERLEDPRYVGWREHRIKGAEYDAFIDQFVQAVKKRFPDVLLQWEDFASVDAERILDKYRDDLCTFNDDIQGTAAVTTGTILAAIEAAGGKLTDQNIVMLGAGSAGVGICLQLKQAMLQSGLSEDEAKARFYVIDRDGLLHFGRTDLDELHQQLAQSTENLQGWDCDVSGAISFADVVRNAKPGVLVGATGQTGAFTEEIIREMASHEEHPVIFPLSNPTSRAEATPEDLLKWTDGKAVIATGSPFDPVEYNGVTHIIAQCNNSYIFPAMGLGIRASRARRVTDSMFMAAAFALKEASPALKDPTASLLPSLTIIRDVGRSIARAVAQAAIDAEVADSMTAEEIDQRIEETMWKPEYKSL, from the coding sequence ATGAACTCAGGACGGTCAACCGAAGAATTTTCGATACAGAAACGGGGACATCTGCTGATTGAGGATCCCCTCCTGAATAAGGGGACCGCCTTCAGCGAAAAAGAACGCAGCCAGTTCGGCCTGGTGGGCCTCCTGCCACCCCATATCGACACGCTTGAGGAACAGGTTGAACGCTCCTACGAAGCCTTTTGCGATTTTCAGAACGATATCGACAAACATATTTTCCTGAGACAGCTGCAGGATGAGAACGAGACCCTGTACTACCGGCTGCTGCTGGAGCATATCACCGAGATGATGCCCATCGTTTATACACCTGTGGTGGGCCTGGCGTGTGAACGGTTCAGCCATATTTATCGTCGTCCCCGCGGGATTTTCATTTCTTATCCCGAACGTGATCAGATGGACGAGATCCTGGAAAACATCGAACGGGATATTGAAGTCATCGTGGTGACCGATGGGGAACGCATCCTGGGACTGGGCGACCAGGGGGCCGGCGGGATGGGAATTCCCATCGGTAAACTTTCACTTTATACCCTCTGTGGCGGGATTGATCCGTCCAAGACACTCCCGATTCTACTCGATCTGGGAACGAACAACGAAGAACGCCTCGAAGACCCTCGCTACGTCGGCTGGCGGGAACACCGCATTAAGGGGGCGGAATACGATGCCTTTATCGATCAGTTCGTCCAGGCCGTCAAAAAACGGTTTCCGGATGTACTCCTGCAGTGGGAAGATTTCGCCTCAGTCGATGCTGAGCGGATTCTGGATAAATATCGGGACGACCTGTGTACCTTTAACGATGACATCCAGGGTACTGCCGCGGTCACAACAGGTACCATTCTCGCTGCGATTGAAGCAGCCGGCGGAAAACTCACCGACCAGAACATCGTCATGCTGGGGGCCGGTTCCGCGGGAGTGGGCATCTGCCTGCAGTTGAAACAGGCGATGCTACAATCCGGTCTGAGTGAGGATGAAGCAAAGGCCCGGTTTTATGTGATCGACCGCGATGGACTTTTGCATTTCGGTAGAACCGATCTGGATGAACTGCACCAGCAACTCGCACAGTCAACAGAGAACCTCCAGGGCTGGGACTGCGATGTGAGTGGTGCGATCTCTTTCGCGGATGTCGTCCGCAATGCAAAACCAGGCGTCCTGGTCGGCGCCACGGGACAGACGGGCGCATTTACCGAAGAGATTATCCGGGAAATGGCCAGCCACGAAGAGCATCCCGTTATCTTTCCGCTTTCGAATCCGACTTCTCGGGCCGAAGCGACACCAGAAGACCTGTTGAAATGGACGGACGGCAAAGCCGTCATCGCCACCGGCAGCCCTTTCGATCCAGTGGAATATAATGGCGTGACACATATCATTGCCCAGTGTAATAACAGTTACATCTTCCCTGCGATGGGACTGGGGATTCGGGCTTCCCGGGCGCGCCGGGTTACCGATTCCATGTTCATGGCGGCGGCGTTTGCCTTGAAAGAGGCCTCTCCGGCCCTCAAGGATCCGACGGCTTCGCTACTCCCTTCTCTGACGATTATCCGCGACGTGGGTCGATCGATTGCCCGGGCTGTCGCACAGGCAGCCATTGATGCGGAAGTCGCAGATTCCATGACCGCAGAAGAAATCGATCAGCGGATTGAAGAAACCATGTGGAAACCCGAATACAAGTCTCTCTAA
- a CDS encoding carbon-nitrogen hydrolase: MVRRFQLALVQVSLNGTPDENLTKCLDWVRTAAGEGGQVICLPELYSSFYFCQKETTEYFKFAEPLYGPSFTAFSNLAKELGVVIVVPFFEKRTEGLYHNSAYVIDADGSEAGLYRKMHIPDDPCFYEKFYFTPGDLGFKAIPTRFGKIGTLICWDQWFPEGARITALSGANVLIYPTAIGWHPHEKEEYGPKQHDSWMTIQRSHAIANGTFVAAVNRVGFEQPEPEQAGLEFWGSSFICGPQGEIIVQASEDQEEILIAEVDLDQTAEVRQNWPFLRDRRIDAYGNILKLYHDDATP, encoded by the coding sequence ATGGTCCGTCGCTTCCAACTTGCACTGGTGCAGGTCTCACTAAATGGCACTCCGGATGAAAACCTGACGAAATGTCTGGACTGGGTCCGTACCGCCGCTGGAGAAGGGGGACAGGTCATCTGTCTGCCGGAACTTTACAGCTCATTCTATTTCTGTCAGAAGGAAACCACGGAGTACTTCAAGTTCGCCGAGCCCCTGTATGGTCCCTCCTTCACGGCCTTCAGCAACCTGGCTAAAGAACTGGGTGTCGTGATTGTTGTGCCTTTCTTCGAGAAACGGACTGAAGGGCTGTATCACAACAGCGCCTACGTCATCGACGCCGACGGCAGTGAAGCCGGTCTGTATCGCAAGATGCACATTCCCGACGATCCCTGCTTCTACGAAAAATTCTATTTCACGCCCGGCGACCTCGGTTTCAAAGCAATCCCCACCCGCTTTGGGAAAATCGGGACACTGATCTGCTGGGACCAGTGGTTCCCCGAAGGGGCCCGGATCACGGCACTCTCCGGGGCGAATGTGCTGATTTATCCAACCGCCATCGGCTGGCATCCCCACGAAAAAGAAGAATACGGTCCCAAGCAGCATGATTCCTGGATGACAATTCAGCGGAGCCACGCGATCGCCAACGGGACGTTTGTGGCTGCAGTCAACCGCGTTGGCTTCGAACAGCCGGAACCGGAACAGGCGGGCCTCGAATTCTGGGGCTCCTCATTTATCTGTGGGCCCCAGGGAGAAATTATCGTCCAGGCATCAGAGGACCAGGAAGAAATTCTGATTGCTGAGGTCGATCTGGATCAGACCGCTGAAGTTCGCCAGAACTGGCCCTTCCTGCGTGACCGGCGGATTGACGCGTATGGCAATATTCTGAAACTCTATCATGACGATGCCACTCCATGA
- a CDS encoding agmatine deiminase family protein, producing MSEITRRLPAEWEPHQATLLCFPHNGNDWPGKYEVIQWAFIEIIRKVAEYERVLLVVKNESLQKKVHSMLQQAHANTKQVKFILQNTNRSWMRDSGPIVVQRSDGKREALQFRFNGWAKYPNHRLDWQIPSAVAESLKLPLTKVTCEGRPVVLEGGAIEVNGRGTLITTEECLLDQKTQVRNPGFSKEDYSAVFAEYLGVSNVIWLGDGIEGDDTHGHVDDICRFVNPTTVVACVEPNTKDVNHRRQAQNRERLKSARLEDGSKLKVVEMPMPGRLDFEDLRLPASYVNFLVTNGCVLMPTFNDPNDAWALGILSELYPDRQVIGIHAVDLVWGLGTLHCLSHEIAAAAK from the coding sequence ATGAGCGAGATCACCCGCAGACTGCCCGCCGAATGGGAACCACACCAGGCCACGCTGCTCTGCTTTCCGCATAATGGCAATGACTGGCCAGGGAAGTACGAAGTCATCCAATGGGCGTTCATCGAAATCATCCGCAAAGTGGCCGAGTATGAGCGCGTGCTGCTGGTTGTGAAAAATGAGTCGCTGCAGAAGAAAGTCCATTCGATGCTGCAGCAGGCACACGCGAATACGAAGCAGGTCAAATTTATCCTGCAGAATACGAACCGCAGTTGGATGCGAGATTCGGGACCAATTGTCGTGCAGCGGAGTGACGGCAAACGCGAGGCACTGCAGTTTCGCTTTAACGGCTGGGCCAAGTATCCCAATCATCGCCTGGACTGGCAGATACCCTCTGCAGTCGCGGAGTCATTAAAACTTCCCTTGACTAAGGTCACATGCGAGGGGCGTCCCGTAGTCCTGGAGGGGGGAGCGATCGAAGTCAACGGACGGGGCACCCTGATCACAACCGAGGAATGTCTGCTCGACCAGAAAACCCAGGTGCGTAATCCCGGCTTCTCAAAAGAAGACTACTCCGCCGTCTTCGCAGAATATCTGGGTGTTTCTAATGTCATCTGGCTCGGGGACGGCATCGAAGGAGACGACACGCACGGACACGTGGATGACATCTGCCGGTTTGTGAATCCCACCACTGTCGTTGCTTGTGTGGAGCCGAACACCAAAGATGTCAATCATCGTCGTCAGGCGCAGAATCGGGAGCGTTTAAAGAGTGCGCGTCTGGAAGATGGCAGCAAGCTCAAAGTGGTAGAAATGCCCATGCCGGGTCGTCTCGACTTTGAGGATTTACGATTACCCGCCAGCTACGTCAATTTTCTGGTCACCAATGGCTGCGTGCTGATGCCGACGTTCAACGATCCGAACGACGCCTGGGCCCTGGGAATTCTGAGCGAGCTTTATCCGGACCGCCAGGTGATTGGCATTCATGCGGTCGATCTGGTCTGGGGCCTGGGAACGCTCCATTGCCTGAGTCATGAGATTGCCGCAGCAGCGAAATAA
- a CDS encoding acetylxylan esterase, with product MKCLLSLFACVFTLSSTLLVYSAEDLTVLPPLTEEAADSGLVYQALQKRAHEAFAKRKEVYENIKTPEDCEAYQKRMKDFFQTQIGGFPERTPLNPRVIGKLKGEGFRVENVIYESWPGHHVTANLYLPTTPPPYPGVLVPCGHSHNGKASDGYQRACMLLAKNGMAALCYDPIGQGERYQVLSEQPNEFFKGGSRYRPPHPQVQYYCTAEHTLMTVSSIPLGSNSARYRIWDGMRSIDYLVSRPEIDASRIGCTGNSGGGTLTSYIMALDERVQAAAPVCYSTMYRYLIDFNGPQDGEQNIFGQLAYGMDIADYTLMRAPKPTLICAGTHDSTFKIDGTWELFREAKRFYTRMGYAERVDIIEADAPHGFTIKLREGSARWMNRWLMHKENAIFEGDLPVFTDEELQCSQSGQILLDAGERSLFEINDGLNQQFAKERTELWNSGDLDTLRDQVREVSGIKRLETLPRPTSQTFGSIERPGYKITKLILKPDHGLPLPALLFEPETPTGRRTLYLHGEGKQVDAAAGGPIEQRVKQGETVLAVDIRAIGETSRKNNRKIGWSHGLLGPNYHEWAVAYLLGESMVKLRAEDILVAARFLSEYGSSDKPEQVELVAIGETGIPALHAAALEPQLFSEVDLSQMISSWGEVVKTPESQNQLINTVHGSLKVYDLPNLITLVGEERVKISQPADVKAGLATREP from the coding sequence ATGAAATGCCTGCTGTCACTGTTCGCTTGTGTTTTCACTCTGAGTAGCACGCTGCTCGTCTATTCTGCGGAAGACCTTACTGTCCTGCCACCGCTGACAGAAGAAGCGGCCGATTCCGGCCTGGTGTACCAGGCTCTGCAAAAACGGGCACATGAGGCATTCGCGAAACGCAAAGAGGTTTATGAAAACATTAAAACGCCGGAGGATTGTGAAGCCTACCAGAAGCGGATGAAAGACTTCTTCCAAACACAGATTGGCGGGTTTCCGGAACGGACGCCGCTGAATCCCCGTGTGATCGGGAAACTGAAAGGGGAGGGTTTTCGAGTCGAGAATGTGATTTACGAAAGCTGGCCCGGGCATCATGTGACCGCCAACCTGTATCTGCCCACCACGCCGCCCCCTTATCCGGGCGTGCTGGTCCCCTGTGGACACAGCCACAACGGAAAAGCATCAGACGGTTACCAGCGGGCCTGCATGCTGCTGGCGAAAAACGGAATGGCAGCACTCTGCTACGATCCGATCGGGCAGGGGGAACGGTATCAGGTCTTGTCTGAGCAACCCAATGAATTCTTCAAAGGAGGCAGTCGCTATCGTCCGCCTCATCCACAGGTACAGTATTACTGCACGGCAGAGCATACGCTGATGACGGTCAGCTCGATTCCGCTGGGCAGCAACTCCGCCCGCTATCGCATCTGGGACGGCATGCGAAGTATTGACTACCTGGTCAGTCGCCCGGAGATCGATGCCAGCCGAATCGGCTGTACAGGGAACTCAGGCGGGGGCACACTGACGAGTTACATCATGGCCCTGGACGAACGGGTGCAGGCGGCAGCACCGGTCTGCTACTCGACCATGTACCGTTACCTGATCGACTTCAATGGTCCCCAGGATGGCGAGCAGAATATCTTCGGACAGTTAGCTTACGGCATGGACATCGCCGATTACACTTTGATGCGGGCCCCCAAACCAACGCTGATCTGTGCCGGCACACATGACTCGACGTTCAAAATTGATGGTACGTGGGAACTGTTCCGCGAAGCCAAACGGTTCTATACACGCATGGGTTATGCGGAGCGGGTGGATATCATCGAAGCCGACGCCCCGCATGGTTTCACTATCAAGCTGCGGGAAGGTTCTGCACGCTGGATGAACCGCTGGCTGATGCACAAGGAAAACGCGATCTTTGAAGGGGATCTGCCCGTGTTTACCGATGAGGAACTGCAATGTTCTCAGTCGGGGCAGATACTACTCGATGCTGGAGAGCGTTCGCTGTTTGAAATCAATGATGGGCTGAATCAGCAGTTCGCGAAAGAACGGACGGAACTCTGGAACAGCGGCGATCTCGACACACTGCGCGATCAGGTGCGTGAAGTGAGCGGAATCAAACGACTGGAGACACTGCCCCGCCCAACATCCCAAACATTCGGCTCTATTGAGCGACCGGGTTACAAGATCACAAAGCTGATCCTGAAACCAGATCACGGTCTCCCACTGCCCGCGCTGCTGTTTGAACCGGAAACCCCCACCGGCAGACGGACCCTCTACCTGCATGGTGAGGGCAAGCAGGTGGACGCTGCAGCAGGAGGACCGATTGAACAACGGGTCAAACAGGGCGAGACCGTGCTGGCAGTGGATATACGCGCGATCGGAGAGACTTCACGCAAGAACAATCGGAAGATCGGCTGGTCACATGGCCTGCTGGGCCCCAACTATCACGAATGGGCGGTGGCCTACCTGCTGGGTGAATCGATGGTCAAACTGCGGGCAGAAGACATCCTGGTCGCGGCCCGGTTCCTGTCAGAATATGGTTCGAGTGATAAACCAGAACAGGTTGAACTGGTCGCGATCGGAGAAACGGGGATTCCCGCGCTGCATGCCGCGGCTCTGGAACCACAACTCTTTTCAGAAGTCGATCTGAGCCAGATGATTTCCTCCTGGGGGGAAGTTGTGAAAACACCGGAAAGCCAGAATCAGCTGATCAATACGGTGCATGGCTCACTCAAGGTCTACGACCTGCCGAACCTGATCACCCTGGTAGGGGAAGAACGGGTTAAGATCTCCCAGCCGGCGGATGTCAAAGCGGGTCTGGCCACCCGAGAGCCTTAA